In Actinomycetota bacterium, a genomic segment contains:
- the mreC gene encoding rod shape-determining protein MreC codes for MLQRRARVVIAILVVITLTFAILDLRGGKGPFATFRSVVGTALGGVERAGATVFSPILGIGSWWATWGDQREAIAALEAENSSLRGLVRRAAEDRARADALDGLLKVAGAGRYRIVPAEVIAVGPVQEFSWTVTIDIGTQDGIERDMSVINADGLVGRVSAVYRTTSTVVLIVDPSVSVGARIAGSEEVGILSGTGDLNSLEFQMLNPLADVKAAEALVTFGSKNGKPYAPGIPIGQVIEVRGTAGQLTRVATISPFADLSSLTIVGVVIRPPRTDPRDSVLPARPDVTPTVAPTPTPTPSESTSTPTLSPATPVPSPEVS; via the coding sequence ATGTTGCAGCGCCGCGCCAGGGTGGTCATTGCGATCCTGGTGGTCATCACGCTGACCTTTGCGATCCTTGATCTGCGCGGTGGCAAAGGCCCCTTTGCCACGTTTCGATCTGTTGTCGGCACTGCACTTGGCGGAGTCGAACGTGCTGGTGCCACAGTATTTTCACCCATTCTTGGCATCGGCAGCTGGTGGGCAACCTGGGGCGATCAGCGCGAGGCCATCGCGGCCCTGGAAGCCGAGAACAGCTCACTGCGCGGGCTGGTACGCCGGGCTGCCGAAGACCGAGCCCGGGCGGATGCGCTAGACGGTCTGCTCAAGGTTGCCGGCGCCGGTCGCTATCGCATCGTTCCAGCAGAGGTCATCGCCGTGGGACCAGTCCAAGAGTTCAGTTGGACTGTGACAATCGACATTGGAACTCAAGACGGCATCGAGCGCGATATGTCAGTGATCAATGCTGATGGGCTCGTTGGTCGAGTATCTGCGGTATATCGCACTACTTCAACAGTCGTGCTGATCGTTGACCCTTCGGTTTCGGTCGGCGCGCGCATTGCAGGCAGTGAAGAAGTCGGCATCCTGTCGGGCACTGGCGACCTGAATTCCCTGGAATTCCAGATGTTGAATCCGCTCGCCGACGTGAAAGCGGCTGAAGCCCTGGTGACCTTCGGGTCCAAGAACGGCAAGCCCTATGCCCCCGGTATCCCTATCGGACAGGTGATCGAAGTACGCGGCACCGCCGGACAGCTCACCCGGGTAGCGACCATTTCGCCCTTTGCTGATCTTTCTTCGCTGACCATCGTCGGTGTGGTGATACGCCCACCACGGACAGATCCGCGCGATTCGGTCCTGCCAGCGCGTCCCGATGTGACCCCCACTGTCGCGCCGACTCCGACTCCGACGCCGTCTGAATCCACGTCAACGCCGACACTGAGTCCGGCCACACCTGTCCCGTCGCCCGAGGTCTCCTGA
- the mreD gene encoding rod shape-determining protein MreD produces the protein MWLRQLIILTTTLLIAVMTQSAFLSRLGLPGATPDLILVSVVAVALAYGPAMGVVYGFASGMLIDLSPSTFGVLGVNALLFMAAAFLAGRAINPRDRTVPLIIALVAGTAAGVTLARAVLDSLLGQPTVVWANVAELMLTGALYAALLAPIVVMPLGVVVKKFTPEVAI, from the coding sequence ATGTGGCTGCGGCAGCTCATCATCTTGACGACCACGCTGCTCATCGCGGTGATGACTCAGAGCGCTTTTCTGAGCCGGCTCGGGCTGCCCGGCGCTACCCCTGATCTGATCCTCGTCTCCGTCGTAGCCGTTGCTCTGGCCTACGGCCCAGCGATGGGGGTGGTCTATGGCTTTGCCTCTGGGATGCTCATCGACCTCTCGCCCTCCACTTTTGGTGTCCTTGGCGTCAATGCCTTGCTGTTCATGGCAGCGGCATTTCTCGCTGGCCGAGCCATCAATCCCCGTGACCGCACTGTGCCACTGATCATCGCACTGGTGGCTGGCACCGCTGCTGGCGTCACACTCGCGCGAGCGGTGCTGGATTCGCTGCTGGGCCAGCCCACCGTGGTCTGGGCCAATGTCGCGGAGTTGATGCTCACTGGTGCTTTGTATGCGGCATTGTTGGCGCCCATTGTCGTGATGCCCCTGGGCGTGGTGGTGAAGAAATTTACTCCTGAGGTTGCGATATGA